A single Ischnura elegans chromosome 13 unlocalized genomic scaffold, ioIscEleg1.1 SUPER_13_unloc_2, whole genome shotgun sequence DNA region contains:
- the LOC124172625 gene encoding neuralized-like protein 4, with protein MGFTEFSPEDLKEEGFPYRMEEIEAGEWRPNWTFPFEFTAGDRLGMARLSNGTIRLFVNDIDIGEVATGVPERVYGYVEIYGGDEIDISISATGCQTQGLERMSAPSRMLNEVRCLVESLFTIREEVEAS; from the exons ATGGGCTTCACGGAGTTCTCTCCAGAAGACCTCAAAGAGGAAGGATTCCCGTATCGAATGGAAGAGATCGA AGCTGGCGAATGGCGGCCAAATTGGACATTTCCCTTTGAATTCACG GCTGGAGACCGCTTGGGAATGGCGAGGCTATCGAACGGAACGATTCGACTCTTCGTCAACGATATCGACATCGGAGAGGTCGCCACGGGTGTGCCCGAGAGAGTATACGGATACGTCGAGATCTATGGGGGAGACGAGATCGATATATCGATATCCGCCACGGGCTGTCAAACTCAAGGACTCGAAAGAATGTCAGCCCCCTCGCGGATGTTGAATGAAGTGCGATGCCTCGTCGAGTCTCTCTTCACGATCCGTGAAGAAGTTGAGGCCTCTTag